The following proteins come from a genomic window of Rhodoligotrophos sp. CJ14:
- a CDS encoding ABC transporter permease yields the protein MRLLIRRNAPALLLAPAFILLAAFFIVPVLRLVGLSFEGSSGAFEHYARIAERPVYLQVLQRTFLTSAATAILCAILGYPVAYRLATASARTRLILLALILIPFWTNLLVLCYGWLIVLNPQGALNTLLTSLGLASVPIPMSGNIVGVLVGMVQTMLPYMVLPVAANMARIDERVLQAARSLGAPPLQVFLRAYLPMTLPGVMAGALLVFIMSIGFFVIPAILGGTRDIFIAQLIEMNINRVMNWGFAASLSTIVLVATLVLYVIGVRWFRLGTVWGQS from the coding sequence ATGCGCCTGTTGATCCGCCGCAATGCGCCGGCCCTGCTGCTGGCCCCGGCCTTCATTCTGCTTGCGGCATTCTTCATCGTGCCCGTGCTGCGCCTTGTCGGGCTGAGCTTCGAGGGCTCCTCCGGCGCATTCGAGCATTATGCGCGCATTGCCGAACGCCCGGTCTATCTGCAGGTCCTTCAGCGCACCTTCCTGACCAGCGCCGCCACCGCGATCCTCTGTGCCATTCTCGGCTATCCCGTCGCTTATAGGCTCGCCACCGCCTCGGCCCGCACGCGCCTGATCTTGCTCGCGCTCATCCTGATCCCGTTCTGGACCAATTTGCTCGTGCTTTGCTATGGCTGGCTGATCGTCCTCAATCCGCAAGGTGCGCTCAACACGCTGCTGACCAGCCTCGGACTTGCCAGCGTGCCGATCCCCATGAGCGGCAATATCGTCGGCGTCCTCGTCGGCATGGTGCAGACCATGCTGCCTTATATGGTGCTGCCGGTTGCAGCCAACATGGCGCGCATTGACGAGCGGGTTCTGCAGGCGGCTCGGAGCCTTGGCGCACCGCCACTCCAGGTCTTTCTGAGGGCCTACCTGCCGATGACCCTTCCCGGCGTCATGGCCGGCGCCCTTCTCGTCTTCATCATGAGCATCGGCTTCTTCGTGATCCCCGCCATCCTCGGCGGCACACGCGACATCTTCATCGCCCAATTGATCGAGATGAACATCAACCGTGTGATGAACTGGGGCTTTGCGGCCTCGCTCTCGACCATCGTGCTGGTGGCAACGCTCGTTCTCTACGTGATTGGCGTGCGCTGGTTCCGGCTCGGCACCGTCTGGGGCCAGTCATGA
- a CDS encoding ABC transporter permease, which produces MTPRRPLQFVITATVALVMLMMILPNIIIIPASFGGEDYIIFPPRSLSTKWYEAFVSTPSWQHATLNSFIVALCSAAAATVIGTLAALGLVRLAPRTRSFIMSVFLLPTIVPTIITAVALYNVLATAGMRGGIFGIVLGHTIIATPFVVINVVAALQRMDMRLEHGARSLGASPWRAFYYVTLPIIWPGIAAGAVFAFLTSFSEIVLSLFLTSGSSTTLPVQMWSGIRFEINPTVAAASSLFVVLSCIMLLLIGMLRRKGETTP; this is translated from the coding sequence ATGACCCCGCGCCGCCCGCTCCAATTCGTCATCACCGCGACCGTGGCCCTGGTGATGCTGATGATGATCCTGCCCAATATCATCATCATTCCCGCATCCTTCGGCGGCGAGGACTACATCATCTTCCCGCCGCGCTCGCTCAGCACGAAATGGTATGAAGCCTTTGTGAGCACGCCCTCCTGGCAGCACGCGACGCTCAACAGCTTCATTGTCGCGCTCTGTTCGGCCGCGGCGGCAACCGTGATCGGCACGCTCGCAGCCTTGGGCCTCGTGCGGCTTGCCCCGCGCACGCGCAGCTTCATCATGAGTGTCTTCCTGCTGCCGACCATCGTGCCGACCATCATCACCGCGGTCGCCCTCTATAATGTTCTCGCAACCGCGGGAATGCGCGGCGGCATCTTCGGCATCGTGCTGGGCCATACGATCATCGCGACCCCCTTCGTGGTGATCAATGTGGTCGCGGCTCTCCAGCGCATGGATATGCGCCTCGAGCATGGTGCCCGCAGCCTCGGCGCCTCGCCCTGGCGTGCCTTCTATTACGTGACGCTGCCGATCATCTGGCCGGGCATTGCCGCCGGCGCGGTCTTCGCCTTCCTCACCTCCTTCAGCGAAATCGTGCTGTCGCTCTTTCTCACCAGCGGCTCCAGCACCACGCTTCCCGTTCAGATGTGGAGCGGCATACGCTTCGAGATCAACCCGACGGTCGCGGCGGCATCGAGCCTCTTCGTGGTCCTGTCCTGCATCATGCTGCTGCTGATCGGCATGTTGCGCCGGAAGGGAGAAACAACTCCATGA